A segment of the Streptococcus dysgalactiae subsp. dysgalactiae genome:
TGAGCACTTCGATAAGTGTCTCACGCTCAAAAGGTCCAAAGTGATTGAGGTCTAGGTAAAGGTCGCTCATTATCGCAAGTCGTGTCATACTGGTATTCTAACAAAAGCTTAGTTGAAAAGCGACTAGAAGGAGCGAATAACACTAATAAAGCAGAAAAATAATAGAAAATAATGGAAATTTAGGAAGAAGAAAAGAATAATTTTCTGTAAATTAAGGAAATGTTATCATTTACGATAAATGGTTGACTTATTTTGCAACCGCTTGCATAATAAAGGCTGTAAGAATAAAAACAGAGGAGAAACTCAATGATGAGGAAAGCAAGTCCTGAAACCAAGGTAACCAATTATAGAATGTGGAAGTCTGGCAAGCAATGGCTTTTTGGAGCTAGCCTAGTTGCCGCCTCTTTACTTGTAATGAATACGCAAGCGTTTGCTGATGATGGTAATCCAGTAGTTAGTGAATCGACATCAATGCTAGTAGCACCGGTGTCGAGTGAGAACAGTACCACGCCCGAGGGAAGTAAAGACGTAACAGCTGCAACCAATGAAGCTATTGTTGCTCCTTCATCACATAATCCTGTCGGCCCACAGGTCAACGCCGACACAAGCAAAGATGAAGAGACAAAAGCTAACCTTTATACCGCAAATAATACTTGGAACGACTACAATAAGGATACAGAATTCCAAACACCGCAACCTGTCACTATTCATTATGAAGCTAAAAACTCCGATGATTATTATGCGGCTTGGATTTGGAAAGACAGTAAAGAAAATGAAAAAGGCCGTTGGGAAAAATTAGTCAAGGAGGGGAATAAGCATCTTCTTAAAGTAAATGCAGAGATAGGAGTCAGTGCCTTTAACTATATTCTTGTGAAGAATGCAGATATTTCAA
Coding sequences within it:
- a CDS encoding KxYKxGKxW signal peptide domain-containing protein; this translates as MMRKASPETKVTNYRMWKSGKQWLFGASLVAASLLVMNTQAFADDGNPVVSESTSMLVAPVSSENSTTPEGSKDVTAATNEAIVAPSSHNPVGPQVNADTSKDEETKANLYTANNTWNDYNKDTEFQTPQPVTIHYEAKNSDDYYAAWIWKDSKENEKGRWEKLVKEGNKHLLKVNAEIGVSAFNYILVKNADISSVRDFGSQNDSKKVTGDMTAPVSVYTPTDIYHNENDGWYSQFANVQTKEFDQRYGYTDKQVDEKGKVTIVGQNGQLGASFDDKGNATFNVWAPTANAVSVNIYQSTDENAPLLKTVELKRGKNYDRNDHTKNTIGLWSVTIKSEELGQGAFANIAYDYKLTIPRAFFIQKNRRMERK